One region of Caldimonas thermodepolymerans genomic DNA includes:
- a CDS encoding glutamine--tRNA ligase, producing MSAPAHKEDNKPSSSNFLRAIIERDLAQGRHQGRRWGGSPGDGNHHAHGEPDPARVRLRFPPEPNGYLHVGHAKSICLNFGLAQEYGGVCHLRFDDTNPEKEEQEYVDAIKDAVQWLGWTWEAHGTRHLYYASDYFDFMYRAAEYLIEHGHAYVDEQTPEQMRANRGDFTTPGVDSPYRDRPAAESLARLREMRDGKHPDGAMVVRAKIDMASPNINLRDPAIYRIKHATHHNTGDRWCIYPMYTFAHPIEDALENITHSICTLEFEDQRPFYDWVLERIVPILREPEFRRACELVERIEQQGIEAGKEFALRCHNHAHKLDHSEPEERMRALFQKWERDRDAVIADLPAFFALLKSQAHQFTPLLAHALEPYCVEPFNLPHQYEFARLNLTYVVTSKRKLKALVDEGIVDGWDDPRMPTIVGMRRRGYTPEAIRLFAERIGVSKANGWIDYGLLEAAVRDDLDGKAPRAMAVLDPVRLKLTNWAEVFGSANHLEPCSAPAHPKRDDLGTREFRLGAEVWIEREDFAEQPPKGYHRLFPGNMARLKYGYVVKCTGCEKDADGNVTAVLAEVVPDTKSGTPGADAVKVKGVITWVGVRDGAQAEVRLYDRLFNDPHPDAGGKDYKAALNPDSVKVVQAYVEPSLAAAAPGTRFQFERHGYFVADARDGRLAFNRITSLKDTWGK from the coding sequence ATGTCGGCCCCTGCCCACAAAGAAGACAACAAGCCGTCCTCGAGCAACTTCCTGCGCGCGATCATCGAACGCGACCTGGCACAGGGGCGCCACCAGGGCCGCCGCTGGGGCGGCAGCCCCGGGGACGGCAACCACCACGCGCACGGCGAGCCCGACCCGGCCCGCGTGCGCCTGCGCTTCCCGCCCGAGCCGAACGGCTACCTGCACGTCGGCCACGCCAAGAGCATCTGCCTGAACTTCGGCCTCGCGCAGGAATACGGCGGCGTCTGCCACCTGCGCTTCGACGACACCAACCCCGAGAAGGAAGAACAGGAGTACGTCGACGCGATCAAGGACGCGGTGCAGTGGCTGGGCTGGACCTGGGAAGCCCACGGCACCCGCCACCTCTACTACGCGAGCGACTACTTCGACTTCATGTACCGCGCGGCCGAGTACCTGATCGAGCACGGCCACGCCTACGTCGACGAGCAGACGCCCGAGCAGATGCGCGCCAACCGCGGCGACTTCACGACGCCCGGCGTCGACAGCCCCTACCGCGACCGCCCGGCCGCCGAGAGCCTGGCACGGCTGCGCGAGATGCGCGACGGCAAGCACCCGGACGGCGCGATGGTGGTGCGGGCCAAGATCGACATGGCCTCGCCCAACATCAACCTGCGCGACCCGGCGATCTACCGGATCAAGCACGCCACGCACCACAACACCGGCGACCGCTGGTGCATCTACCCGATGTACACCTTCGCGCACCCGATCGAGGACGCGCTGGAGAACATCACCCACTCGATCTGCACGCTGGAGTTCGAGGACCAGCGCCCGTTCTACGACTGGGTGCTCGAGCGCATCGTGCCGATCCTGCGCGAGCCCGAGTTCCGCCGCGCCTGCGAGCTGGTCGAGCGCATCGAGCAGCAGGGCATCGAGGCCGGCAAGGAGTTCGCGCTGCGCTGCCACAACCATGCGCACAAGCTCGACCACAGCGAGCCGGAAGAGCGCATGCGCGCGCTGTTCCAGAAGTGGGAGCGCGACCGCGACGCGGTGATCGCCGACCTGCCGGCCTTCTTCGCGCTGCTGAAATCGCAGGCCCACCAGTTCACGCCGCTGCTGGCGCACGCGCTGGAGCCCTATTGCGTCGAGCCCTTCAACCTGCCGCACCAGTACGAGTTCGCCCGCCTCAACCTGACCTACGTCGTGACCAGCAAGCGCAAGCTCAAGGCGCTGGTCGACGAGGGCATCGTCGACGGCTGGGACGACCCGCGCATGCCCACCATCGTCGGCATGCGCCGGCGCGGCTACACGCCCGAGGCGATCCGCCTGTTCGCCGAGCGCATCGGCGTCAGCAAGGCCAACGGCTGGATCGACTACGGCCTGCTCGAGGCCGCGGTGCGCGACGACCTGGACGGCAAGGCCCCGCGCGCGATGGCGGTGCTCGACCCCGTCCGGCTCAAGCTCACCAACTGGGCCGAGGTGTTCGGCAGCGCCAACCACCTGGAGCCGTGCAGCGCCCCGGCGCATCCCAAGCGCGACGACCTCGGCACGCGCGAGTTCCGCCTGGGGGCCGAGGTGTGGATCGAGCGCGAGGACTTCGCCGAGCAGCCGCCCAAGGGCTACCACCGCCTGTTCCCGGGCAACATGGCGCGGCTCAAGTACGGCTACGTGGTCAAGTGCACCGGCTGCGAGAAGGACGCCGACGGCAACGTCACGGCGGTGCTCGCCGAAGTCGTGCCCGACACCAAGAGCGGCACGCCCGGCGCCGATGCGGTGAAGGTCAAGGGCGTGATCACCTGGGTCGGCGTGCGCGACGGCGCGCAGGCCGAGGTGCGGCTGTACGACCGGCTGTTCAACGACCCGCACCCCGATGCGGGTGGCAAGGACTACAAGGCGGCGCTGAACCCCGACAGCGTCAAGGTGGTGCAGGCCTACGTCGAGCCGTCACTGGCCGCCGCCGCGCCGGGGACGCGCTTCCAGTTCGAGCGCCACGGCTATTTCGTCGCCGACGCCCGGGACGGGCGCCTGGCGTTCAACCGCATCACCAGCCTGAAGGACACCTGGGGCAAGTGA
- a CDS encoding glycine zipper 2TM domain-containing protein: MNPILTLAKTTGALALGLAMVGCANMSERDRNTAIGAGVGGVAGSVLTGGSAAGTIGGAAVGGVIGNQTGKKKDR, from the coding sequence ATGAACCCGATCCTGACCCTGGCAAAGACCACCGGCGCGCTGGCCCTGGGACTGGCAATGGTGGGGTGTGCAAACATGAGCGAGCGTGACCGCAACACGGCCATCGGTGCCGGCGTCGGCGGCGTGGCCGGCTCCGTGCTGACCGGCGGTAGTGCGGCCGGCACGATCGGCGGCGCGGCCGTCGGCGGCGTGATCGGCAACCAGACCGGCAAGAAGAAGGACCGCTGA
- a CDS encoding 2TM domain-containing protein codes for MNATTPAADLRHLARRRVRRQLGWLVHLLVFVLVNAGLWAGGASDGVWPLAGWGLGLAIHGLVVGLSQAGEGWVRRLVDAETSRLQQRG; via the coding sequence ATGAACGCCACCACCCCTGCCGCCGACCTGCGTCACCTCGCCCGCCGTCGCGTGCGGCGCCAGCTCGGCTGGCTTGTCCACCTGCTGGTCTTCGTGCTGGTCAACGCCGGCCTGTGGGCGGGCGGCGCCAGCGACGGGGTCTGGCCGCTGGCCGGCTGGGGCCTGGGCCTGGCGATCCACGGCCTCGTCGTGGGACTGAGCCAGGCCGGCGAGGGCTGGGTCCGGCGCCTGGTCGACGCCGAAACCAGCCGCCTGCAGCAGCGCGGCTGA
- a CDS encoding protein-tyrosine phosphatase family protein, producing the protein MNLRGVILPPAVRGSLWLSSMPGRFEPWRDFLAEATHRHLALVTCLTPLDELAELSPDYAEAVRLNRLPFEWLHLPMRNFGLPEDPGGFRHGIARLAERVQAGDAVLLHCAAGMGRTGSAAACVLKQLGLPTQEALQRVRDAGSNPQNAAQSGFVDWF; encoded by the coding sequence ATGAACCTGCGTGGCGTGATCCTGCCGCCTGCGGTGCGCGGCTCGCTGTGGCTGTCGTCCATGCCGGGGCGCTTCGAGCCCTGGCGGGACTTCCTCGCCGAGGCCACGCACCGGCACCTCGCGCTGGTGACCTGCCTGACGCCACTGGACGAGCTGGCCGAGCTGTCGCCCGACTACGCCGAGGCCGTCCGCCTGAACCGCCTGCCGTTCGAATGGCTGCACCTGCCGATGCGCAACTTCGGCCTGCCCGAGGACCCCGGCGGCTTCCGCCACGGCATCGCACGGCTGGCCGAGCGCGTGCAGGCCGGCGATGCGGTGCTGCTGCACTGCGCCGCCGGCATGGGTCGTACCGGCTCGGCCGCCGCCTGCGTGCTCAAGCAGCTGGGCCTGCCGACGCAGGAGGCGCTGCAACGCGTGCGCGATGCCGGCTCGAACCCGCAGAATGCCGCCCAGTCCGGCTTCGTCGACTGGTTCTGA
- a CDS encoding DUF808 domain-containing protein, translating to MAGASLLALIDDIASVLDDVSILTKIAAKKTAGVLGDDLALNAQQVAGVKADRELPVVWAVAKGSLVNKAILVPAALAISVFAPWAITPLLMAGGAFLCYEGFEKLAHRFLPHDAARERELETMTRALVDPGVDVVALEKAKIKGAVRTDFILSAEIIAITLGTVADAPFATQLTVMVAVAVAMTAGVYGLVAGIVKLDDGGLWLSARRGDGMLARLQRGLGQGILRAAPWLMKGLSVAGTVAMFLVGGGILVHGVSVLHHLVEVAGEGMHALPGVGGLLGALGPMVLNALVGVAAGGLVLAAVTLVKKLLPARA from the coding sequence ATGGCGGGAGCCAGCCTGCTCGCATTGATCGACGACATCGCCTCGGTGCTGGACGACGTGTCGATCCTGACCAAGATCGCGGCCAAGAAGACCGCCGGCGTGCTCGGTGACGACCTGGCGCTCAACGCGCAGCAGGTCGCCGGCGTCAAGGCCGACCGCGAGCTGCCGGTGGTGTGGGCGGTCGCCAAGGGCTCGCTCGTGAACAAGGCCATCCTGGTGCCGGCGGCGCTGGCGATCAGCGTGTTCGCGCCCTGGGCGATCACGCCGCTGCTGATGGCAGGCGGCGCCTTCCTCTGCTACGAGGGCTTCGAGAAGCTCGCGCACCGCTTCCTGCCGCACGACGCGGCCCGCGAGCGCGAGCTGGAGACCATGACACGCGCGCTGGTCGACCCCGGCGTCGACGTCGTGGCGCTCGAGAAGGCGAAGATCAAGGGCGCGGTGCGTACCGACTTCATCCTCTCGGCCGAGATCATCGCGATCACCCTGGGCACCGTGGCCGACGCGCCGTTCGCGACCCAGCTGACGGTGATGGTCGCCGTCGCGGTGGCGATGACGGCGGGCGTCTACGGCCTGGTGGCGGGCATCGTGAAGCTGGATGACGGTGGGCTGTGGCTCAGCGCGAGGCGCGGCGACGGCATGCTCGCGCGCCTGCAGCGCGGCCTCGGGCAGGGCATCCTGCGTGCCGCGCCCTGGCTGATGAAAGGCTTGTCGGTCGCAGGCACGGTGGCGATGTTCCTGGTCGGGGGCGGCATCCTGGTGCACGGTGTGTCGGTGCTGCATCACCTGGTCGAGGTGGCCGGGGAGGGCATGCACGCGCTGCCCGGGGTCGGCGGGCTGCTTGGCGCGCTGGGGCCGATGGTGCTCAATGCGCTGGTCGGCGTGGCCGCCGGCGGCCTGGTGCTCGCGGCGGTGACGCTGGTGAAAAAGCTGCTGCCGGCCCGCGCCTGA
- the atpE gene encoding F0F1 ATP synthase subunit C — MTGSDLLPLAVALLIGLAAIGSCIGVAMSGMKLLESCARQPELMERLQGKFFLAAGLTDGAFIIATGIGLWFATANPFAG, encoded by the coding sequence ATGACAGGCTCAGACCTCCTTCCCCTGGCCGTGGCCCTGCTGATCGGGCTGGCCGCGATCGGTTCGTGCATCGGCGTGGCGATGTCCGGCATGAAGCTGCTGGAATCCTGCGCGCGCCAGCCGGAGCTGATGGAGCGGCTGCAAGGCAAGTTCTTCCTGGCCGCGGGCCTGACCGACGGGGCCTTCATCATCGCCACCGGCATCGGGCTGTGGTTCGCCACGGCCAACCCGTTCGCCGGCTGA
- a CDS encoding YoaK family protein has product MPLHFLRRLTGRTRTRAANRQLGCALAFVAGGINAGGFLAVQRYTSHMTGIVSAVADDLVLGQVRFALTGVVLVLAFMLGAAQTAMLIHWARRRRMHSEYAIALLVEAALLLVFGLLGANLAVHTELLAPATVLLLCFVMGLQNAIVTKISKAEIRTTHVTGLVTDLGIELGRLMYWNRRGASAGHGEVRADRDKLRIHALILAMFLAGGIAGAAAFKLFGFAAAVPFALLLVAMAALPVLDDLMHWRPAS; this is encoded by the coding sequence ATGCCCTTGCATTTCCTGCGCCGGCTCACCGGCCGTACCCGCACCCGCGCGGCCAACCGCCAGCTCGGCTGCGCGCTGGCCTTCGTGGCCGGCGGCATCAACGCCGGCGGCTTCCTCGCCGTGCAGCGCTACACCTCGCACATGACCGGCATCGTCTCGGCAGTGGCCGACGACCTGGTGCTGGGCCAGGTCCGCTTCGCCCTCACCGGCGTGGTGCTGGTGCTGGCCTTCATGCTCGGTGCCGCCCAGACCGCCATGCTGATCCACTGGGCCCGCCGGCGGCGCATGCACAGCGAATACGCGATCGCGCTGCTGGTCGAAGCCGCGCTGCTGCTCGTCTTCGGCCTGCTGGGGGCGAACCTCGCCGTGCACACCGAGCTGCTTGCCCCGGCGACCGTGCTGCTGCTGTGCTTCGTGATGGGGTTGCAGAATGCCATCGTGACGAAGATTTCCAAGGCCGAGATCCGCACCACGCATGTCACGGGCCTGGTGACAGACCTGGGCATCGAGCTGGGCCGGCTGATGTACTGGAACCGCCGCGGCGCCAGCGCCGGGCACGGCGAGGTGCGCGCCGACCGTGACAAGCTGCGCATCCACGCGCTGATCCTGGCGATGTTCCTCGCCGGCGGCATCGCCGGTGCGGCCGCGTTCAAGCTGTTCGGCTTCGCTGCGGCAGTGCCGTTCGCCCTGCTGCTGGTCGCGATGGCGGCGCTGCCGGTGCTGGACGACCTGATGCACTGGAGGCCCGCGTCATGA
- a CDS encoding 6-phosphofructokinase translates to MHIGILTGGGDCPGLNAVIRAVTKALINECGARVTGIERGFLGLLERRVRPLGRREVSGILHLGGTILGTHNRADPFRYFGAGGADCSAQVMDYVRELGLDALVVIGGDGSMSIAHRFQELGLPVVGVPKTIDNDLMHTDRTFGFDSAVAVVTDAIERLETTAHSHGRVMIVETMGRYSGWIALEAGIAGAADVILLPELPYDIEAVAQHCRERETAQGYTVICIAEGAHPVGGSLQVQAHLPDSPDPLRLGGIGTVLQQQLQPLLSSEVRSVQLGHVQRGGSPTAFDRVLATRFGYHAAQLVAQRRFGCMVALAGDRCTEVPLADVAGRNRTVPPDHPLLQAARGLGVCLG, encoded by the coding sequence ATGCACATCGGGATCCTCACCGGCGGCGGCGACTGCCCCGGCCTGAACGCCGTGATCCGGGCCGTGACCAAGGCGCTGATCAACGAATGCGGCGCCCGGGTCACCGGCATCGAGCGCGGTTTCCTCGGCCTGCTCGAGCGACGCGTGCGGCCGCTGGGCAGGCGGGAAGTCAGCGGCATCCTGCACCTGGGCGGCACCATCCTCGGCACGCACAACCGCGCCGATCCGTTCCGCTACTTCGGCGCGGGCGGTGCGGACTGCTCGGCGCAGGTGATGGACTACGTGCGCGAACTGGGGCTGGACGCGCTGGTCGTGATCGGCGGCGACGGCAGCATGAGCATCGCCCACCGCTTCCAGGAACTGGGCTTGCCGGTCGTGGGCGTGCCCAAGACCATCGACAACGACCTGATGCACACCGACCGCACCTTCGGCTTCGACAGCGCGGTCGCGGTGGTCACCGACGCGATCGAGCGGCTGGAGACCACCGCCCACAGCCACGGGCGCGTGATGATCGTCGAGACCATGGGCCGCTACTCGGGGTGGATCGCGCTGGAGGCCGGCATTGCCGGGGCGGCCGACGTGATCCTGCTGCCCGAGCTCCCCTACGACATCGAGGCCGTCGCGCAGCACTGCCGCGAGCGCGAGACCGCGCAGGGCTACACCGTCATCTGCATTGCCGAGGGCGCGCATCCGGTGGGCGGCAGCCTGCAGGTCCAGGCGCATCTGCCCGACAGCCCCGACCCGCTGCGCCTGGGCGGCATCGGGACGGTGTTGCAGCAGCAGCTGCAGCCGCTGCTGTCCAGCGAGGTGCGCTCGGTGCAGCTGGGCCACGTGCAGCGCGGCGGCTCGCCCACCGCGTTCGACCGCGTGCTGGCCACCCGCTTCGGCTACCACGCGGCGCAGCTGGTCGCGCAGCGGCGCTTCGGCTGCATGGTGGCGCTGGCCGGCGACCGCTGCACCGAGGTGCCCCTGGCCGACGTGGCCGGGCGCAACCGCACGGTGCCGCCGGATCATCCGCTGCTGCAGGCCGCCCGGGGGCTGGGCGTGTGCCTCGGCTGA
- a CDS encoding branched-chain amino acid ABC transporter substrate-binding protein encodes MFRRLFGLGGLLAALALTACNRIPETVTIGVAQPLSGPLASLGQDMVNGVRLAVEDINRQGLRIDGQPVRLEVLAVDDRSDPETGKTVARQLVDAGVVAVVGHLNSGVTIAAAPVYAEKHVPQLAISTKPEYTRLGLPTTLRLVANDALQAKAMGAYAVRSLNGQSFAVIDDSTPYGKGLADAAADEIRRAGKTVAVRQSLDDRTTDFQALVPELQRADVDAIVTTLADFQVLALVDQLARAGLRKMRILGSDTIKTDKLVKAALPLKVYATSPIIEPREFLQGQAFLDRYRAAYGTDPVYGSHYAYDAVWVLKAAMERSRTVDPKKLTAELKRIDALAPVTHGVRFNEHGEQHYGVVSVYEARPGIWEALTRSDQW; translated from the coding sequence ATGTTTCGTCGCCTGTTCGGGCTCGGCGGCCTGCTCGCCGCCCTGGCCCTGACCGCCTGCAACCGCATCCCCGAGACCGTGACCATCGGCGTCGCACAGCCGCTGTCCGGACCGCTCGCCTCGCTGGGCCAGGACATGGTCAACGGCGTGCGGCTGGCCGTCGAGGACATCAACCGGCAAGGCCTGCGCATCGACGGGCAGCCGGTCCGGCTGGAGGTGCTGGCGGTCGACGACCGCTCCGATCCCGAGACCGGCAAGACCGTGGCCCGGCAGCTGGTGGACGCCGGCGTGGTCGCGGTGGTCGGCCACCTCAACTCGGGCGTCACCATCGCCGCCGCGCCGGTCTACGCCGAGAAGCACGTCCCGCAGCTGGCGATCTCGACCAAGCCCGAGTACACCCGGCTCGGCCTGCCGACCACGCTGCGCCTGGTCGCCAACGACGCGCTGCAGGCCAAGGCCATGGGCGCCTATGCCGTGCGCTCGCTCAACGGGCAGTCGTTCGCGGTGATCGACGACAGCACGCCCTACGGCAAAGGCCTGGCCGACGCCGCGGCCGACGAGATCCGCCGCGCGGGCAAGACCGTCGCGGTGCGCCAGTCGCTGGACGACCGCACCACCGACTTCCAGGCCCTGGTGCCCGAGCTGCAGCGCGCCGACGTGGACGCGATCGTCACCACGCTGGCCGACTTCCAGGTGCTGGCGCTGGTCGACCAGCTCGCCCGCGCCGGCCTGCGCAAGATGCGCATCCTCGGCAGCGACACCATCAAGACGGACAAGCTGGTCAAGGCGGCGCTGCCGCTGAAGGTCTACGCCACCTCGCCCATCATCGAGCCGCGCGAGTTCCTGCAGGGCCAGGCCTTCCTGGACAGGTACCGCGCGGCCTACGGCACCGATCCGGTGTACGGCTCGCACTACGCCTACGACGCGGTCTGGGTGCTCAAGGCGGCGATGGAGCGCTCGCGCACGGTGGACCCGAAGAAACTGACCGCCGAGCTCAAGCGCATCGACGCGCTCGCACCGGTGACGCATGGCGTGCGCTTCAACGAACATGGCGAGCAGCACTACGGCGTGGTCAGCGTCTACGAGGCCCGCCCCGGCATCTGGGAGGCCCTGACGCGCTCGGACCAGTGGTGA
- the cysE gene encoding serine O-acetyltransferase yields MSSSMSVLRARADDAAPGHDEAAGLWRRIAGDARALASTEPWLRRRMHALLAAGTPERMLVQVLSRRLATLDWPEPDLRALLTEVLDAAPELVQLAARDLGAVTERDPACAGPLHVLLNLKGFHALQMHRAAHWLWQQGRRDLAHSLSNTVATVLAIDIHPAARIGSGVMLDHASGIVIGETAVVEDDVSILQSVTLGGTGKEHGDRHPKVRRGVMIGAGATILGNIEIGMMSKVAAGSVVLEPVPPHCTVAGVPARVVRWHDAQHVPAREMDQRL; encoded by the coding sequence ATGAGTTCATCGATGTCGGTGCTCCGGGCCCGCGCAGACGACGCGGCCCCCGGGCATGACGAGGCGGCCGGCCTGTGGCGCCGCATCGCGGGCGACGCCCGCGCGCTCGCATCCACCGAACCCTGGCTGCGCCGCCGCATGCACGCGCTGCTGGCTGCCGGCACCCCCGAGCGCATGCTGGTGCAGGTGCTGTCGCGGCGCCTGGCCACCCTCGACTGGCCGGAGCCGGACCTGCGCGCGCTGCTGACCGAAGTGCTGGACGCCGCGCCCGAGCTGGTGCAGCTGGCCGCGCGCGACCTGGGCGCCGTGACCGAGCGCGATCCCGCCTGCGCCGGGCCGCTGCACGTGCTGCTCAACCTCAAGGGCTTCCACGCCCTGCAGATGCACCGGGCGGCCCACTGGCTGTGGCAGCAGGGGCGGCGGGACCTGGCGCACTCGCTGTCGAACACCGTGGCCACCGTGCTGGCGATCGACATCCACCCGGCCGCGCGCATCGGCAGCGGCGTGATGCTCGACCACGCCAGCGGCATCGTGATCGGCGAGACCGCGGTGGTCGAGGACGACGTCTCCATCCTGCAATCGGTCACGCTCGGCGGCACCGGCAAGGAACACGGCGACCGCCACCCCAAGGTGCGCCGCGGCGTGATGATCGGGGCGGGCGCCACCATCCTCGGCAACATCGAGATCGGCATGATGAGCAAGGTGGCGGCCGGCAGCGTGGTGCTCGAGCCGGTGCCGCCGCACTGTACGGTGGCCGGCGTACCGGCGCGCGTGGTGCGCTGGCACGACGCGCAGCACGTCCCGGCCCGCGAGATGGACCAGCGGCTCTGA
- a CDS encoding AI-2E family transporter: protein MPASSPSFLQRLLLTTAVVVLVLLVWHLRDVFVLSFAGAVVAVTLTAFMAGLQRLLPLSRHLALVLVLLLLLAATVGGAALLGPALAGQFERLQQELPRALDAVTRWLDDSSFGALVHEAWTGFKADGVPWARVASVASVTLGSLGAMGLVLVLGIYLAADPHTYRRGIVRLVPPARRPLVDEALGDAGEKLYRWLVGQGLSMLAVGVMTTLALWAIGMPLALALGIIAAVLDFVPFFGPIVAGALAVLLAFTEGPRTALQVAVAVVAIQQIEGNVLVPLVQRWAVSLPPVLGLLAVVIFGLMFGLPGVLLATPMMVVVVSLVESLYLRAYIEADGEPSP, encoded by the coding sequence ATGCCGGCCTCGTCCCCTTCGTTCCTGCAGCGCCTGTTGCTGACCACCGCGGTGGTGGTGCTGGTGCTGCTGGTGTGGCACCTGCGGGACGTGTTCGTGCTGTCGTTTGCCGGCGCGGTGGTCGCGGTCACGCTGACCGCGTTCATGGCGGGGTTGCAGCGCCTGCTGCCGCTGTCGCGCCATCTTGCGCTGGTGCTCGTGCTGCTGCTCCTGCTGGCGGCCACCGTGGGCGGCGCGGCCCTGCTGGGGCCGGCGCTGGCCGGGCAGTTCGAGCGCCTGCAGCAGGAACTGCCCCGGGCCCTGGACGCCGTCACCCGCTGGCTGGACGACAGTTCCTTCGGGGCGCTGGTGCACGAGGCCTGGACGGGGTTCAAGGCCGACGGGGTGCCCTGGGCGCGCGTTGCCAGCGTCGCCAGCGTGACGCTGGGCTCGCTGGGGGCGATGGGCCTCGTGCTCGTGCTGGGCATCTACCTCGCTGCCGACCCGCACACCTACCGGCGCGGCATCGTGCGCCTGGTGCCGCCGGCGCGGCGCCCGCTCGTCGACGAGGCCCTGGGTGATGCGGGCGAGAAGCTGTACCGCTGGCTGGTCGGGCAGGGCCTGTCGATGCTGGCCGTCGGCGTGATGACGACGCTGGCGCTGTGGGCCATCGGCATGCCGCTTGCGCTGGCACTCGGCATCATCGCCGCGGTGCTCGATTTCGTGCCGTTCTTCGGCCCCATCGTGGCCGGTGCGCTGGCGGTGCTGCTGGCCTTCACCGAAGGGCCCCGCACGGCCTTGCAGGTGGCGGTCGCGGTGGTCGCGATCCAGCAGATCGAGGGCAACGTGCTGGTGCCCCTGGTGCAACGCTGGGCCGTGTCGCTGCCACCGGTGCTGGGCCTGCTGGCGGTGGTGATCTTCGGCCTGATGTTCGGCCTGCCCGGCGTGCTGCTGGCCACGCCGATGATGGTGGTGGTCGTGTCGCTGGTCGAGTCGCTTTACCTGCGCGCCTACATCGAGGCCGACGGCGAGCCGTCGCCATGA
- a CDS encoding flavin reductase family protein, whose amino-acid sequence MRQPVELPKAYRLLNHGPTVLVTSQHGGRRNVMAAAWSMPLDFDPPKVAVVIDKATLTRELVEASGHFALNIPGRALAEATLAVGNASGRELPEGEDKFARYGLATFAASRIVAPLLEGCVGWLECQVVREPHNERTYDLFIGEVVAAHADARVFSGGRWHYDAQTDPALRTLHYVAGGAFFAIGEAFETRALAPRPAQS is encoded by the coding sequence ATGCGACAACCCGTAGAACTGCCCAAGGCCTACCGCCTGCTCAACCACGGCCCGACCGTGCTCGTGACCAGCCAGCATGGCGGCCGCCGCAACGTGATGGCGGCGGCCTGGTCCATGCCGCTGGACTTCGACCCGCCCAAGGTGGCCGTGGTGATCGACAAGGCCACGCTGACGCGCGAGCTGGTCGAGGCGTCGGGCCACTTCGCGCTCAACATCCCCGGCCGCGCGCTCGCGGAAGCGACGCTGGCCGTGGGCAATGCCTCCGGCCGAGAGCTGCCCGAAGGCGAGGACAAGTTCGCCCGCTATGGCCTGGCCACCTTCGCCGCCAGCCGCATCGTCGCCCCGCTGCTGGAGGGCTGCGTCGGCTGGCTGGAATGCCAGGTGGTGCGCGAGCCGCATAACGAGCGCACCTACGACCTGTTCATCGGCGAGGTGGTCGCCGCGCACGCCGATGCGCGCGTGTTCTCGGGCGGCCGTTGGCACTACGATGCGCAGACCGACCCGGCGCTGCGCACGCTGCACTACGTGGCCGGCGGCGCCTTCTTCGCGATCGGCGAGGCCTTCGAGACCCGCGCGCTGGCGCCCCGGCCCGCGCAGTCCTGA